Proteins found in one Aneurinibacillus uraniidurans genomic segment:
- the flgC gene encoding flagellar basal body rod protein FlgC, producing MALFGGFDISASALSANRVRMDVVAGNIANANTTRAEFVNGAWQPYRRKMVVVEPINGGFDSVLKAAMDTNGASSAEGGVRVTSVVGDQTPFKKEYNPSHPDADANGMVSYPNVDMLKEMVDLMEATRAYESNVAAINASKAMATKALEIGKA from the coding sequence TATTTGGAGGGTTTGATATTAGTGCTTCAGCCCTGAGTGCAAATCGGGTGCGTATGGATGTAGTAGCAGGTAATATTGCCAATGCAAACACCACACGCGCTGAATTTGTAAACGGAGCTTGGCAGCCGTATCGGCGTAAAATGGTAGTAGTGGAGCCGATTAATGGAGGTTTTGATAGCGTATTAAAAGCGGCAATGGATACAAATGGAGCCTCTTCTGCGGAAGGGGGAGTTCGCGTTACATCTGTAGTGGGAGATCAGACACCGTTTAAGAAAGAATACAATCCATCTCATCCAGATGCAGATGCAAACGGGATGGTTTCATACCCGAATGTAGACATGTTGAAAGAAATGGTAGATCTTATGGAAGCAACAAGGGCGTATGAGTCCAATGTGGCAGCGATTAATGCTTCTAAAGCAATGGCAACAAAAGCTCTTGAGATTGGAAAAGCATAA
- the fliE gene encoding flagellar hook-basal body complex protein FliE translates to MIEKISMGLPAASVQGVTQTPTPNEVTESFASYLRDAINDVNGLQKTADKMNEGLATGQVQDFHQVTIASQKASIALEMTMQVRNKAVEAYQEIMRMQI, encoded by the coding sequence ATGATCGAAAAAATTTCCATGGGTTTACCTGCTGCGTCTGTGCAAGGGGTTACACAAACTCCTACACCGAATGAAGTAACAGAATCATTTGCTTCCTATTTGCGAGATGCCATAAATGATGTAAATGGCCTGCAAAAAACAGCAGATAAAATGAATGAAGGTCTTGCTACTGGACAGGTACAGGACTTTCACCAGGTAACGATTGCTTCGCAAAAAGCAAGCATAGCGCTTGAGATGACGATGCAAGTGCGTAACAAGGCAGTTGAAGCGTATCAAGAGATTATGAGAATGCAAATTTAG
- the fliF gene encoding flagellar basal-body MS-ring/collar protein FliF yields MNERIQQMQEKIAVFLNRFTRKQKVIAGAIAAFLLISAALGIYIASRPTYVPLFGGNLTESDVAQIKQELDTMGYAGKYQLNGTSVLVPEKDKYTLAADLTAKGVPKGEGVRLDVFSQNIGMGMTDRQFSVVERNAMQTQLADLLKTIDGVKDASVILTMPQESVFVRPNEDTQKATATILVTVEPGRELTQPQIDGLYNLVSKSVPNLPKENIVITDQSSRVLEASNGEDSQYGLDQYDKQRKIKKDIENDIQRNVQNLLGGILGQNKVIVYPYVKLNFDKTQAEEKLVEPVDKDNNEGIVISSEKIQDTSSGKGTQASGTTGTGQSQIPGYPGAGNSGGAENQHEHTEDRVNREVNRITKNIVSQPYKIEDISISVAIDKQKPDPNETDKQKAVTDAAAKDTATSTYVQKVVANVVRTSLAAQGTVVPQNQINQRVNVYTQAFNNDSQPDDKWKQWLIYGGIGLGVLAVIVAFILLRRRGNRSTEEFQAAPAPGAFEVPDLEYADNAEEALVRKQLEKLAGQRPEEFVGLLRSWLADE; encoded by the coding sequence ATGAACGAAAGAATACAGCAAATGCAGGAGAAGATTGCAGTTTTTTTGAACCGCTTTACACGAAAGCAAAAAGTAATTGCGGGGGCGATAGCCGCATTTCTTCTCATCTCAGCAGCGCTGGGCATTTATATTGCATCTCGACCGACGTATGTTCCGCTTTTTGGTGGGAATCTAACGGAAAGTGATGTAGCCCAGATTAAACAAGAGTTGGATACGATGGGGTATGCCGGTAAGTATCAGTTGAATGGTACGTCTGTACTGGTTCCTGAGAAAGACAAATATACCTTGGCTGCCGATCTGACAGCGAAGGGTGTACCGAAGGGTGAAGGCGTACGGCTGGATGTTTTCAGTCAGAATATCGGTATGGGTATGACAGACCGTCAGTTTAGTGTTGTAGAGCGCAATGCAATGCAGACGCAGCTTGCCGATTTGCTAAAGACGATAGACGGTGTAAAAGATGCTAGTGTCATCCTGACAATGCCTCAGGAAAGTGTATTTGTGCGTCCGAATGAAGACACACAAAAAGCCACGGCTACTATTCTCGTGACAGTAGAGCCTGGTAGAGAATTGACACAGCCGCAAATTGATGGGCTGTATAATCTTGTATCCAAAAGCGTACCGAATCTTCCAAAAGAAAACATTGTGATTACGGATCAAAGCAGCAGGGTGCTTGAGGCAAGTAATGGGGAAGACTCACAATATGGACTTGATCAATACGATAAGCAGCGCAAAATCAAGAAGGATATCGAAAACGACATCCAGAGAAATGTACAAAATCTGCTTGGTGGCATTCTTGGACAGAACAAAGTCATTGTATATCCGTACGTAAAACTGAATTTTGACAAAACGCAGGCAGAAGAGAAACTCGTAGAACCGGTAGACAAAGACAATAATGAAGGTATTGTTATTAGCTCCGAGAAAATTCAGGACACATCCAGCGGGAAAGGCACGCAAGCAAGCGGTACAACAGGGACCGGTCAATCACAAATTCCTGGATATCCGGGTGCAGGTAATTCTGGCGGTGCAGAAAATCAGCATGAGCACACAGAAGATCGTGTGAACCGTGAAGTGAACCGTATTACTAAAAATATCGTTAGCCAGCCGTACAAAATTGAGGATATTTCGATTAGTGTCGCAATAGACAAGCAAAAACCGGACCCTAATGAGACGGATAAGCAAAAGGCTGTGACGGACGCTGCCGCTAAGGATACTGCAACATCTACTTATGTTCAGAAGGTGGTCGCGAATGTTGTTCGGACTTCTTTAGCCGCTCAGGGTACAGTAGTTCCACAAAACCAGATTAATCAGCGTGTGAATGTCTATACACAAGCGTTCAATAATGATAGCCAACCGGATGACAAATGGAAACAGTGGCTCATATACGGTGGTATCGGACTGGGTGTGTTAGCGGTGATTGTTGCCTTTATTCTCCTTCGTCGACGTGGTAATCGATCTACAGAAGAATTTCAGGCGGCGCCAGCGCCAGGAGCATTTGAAGTTCCAGATCTTGAGTATGCGGATAATGCGGAAGAGGCACTTGTGCGCAAGCAGCTTGAGAAGTTGGCAGGTCAACGTCCAGAAGAGTTTGTTGGCTTGTTGCGATCCTGGTTAGCAGATGAATAA
- the fliG gene encoding flagellar motor switch protein FliG, translated as MARSAKELSGRQKAAILLISLGPEVSAQVFKHLREEEIEQLTLEIANVRKVDISEKESVLTEFHQICVAQEYISQGGINYAKEILEKALGQQKAFDIINRLTAHLQVRPFDFARKADPGQILNFIQNEHPQTIALVLSYLEPEQSAIILSALPQESQAEVARRIALMESTSPDVISQVENVLEQKLSSTVVQDYTQAGGIEAVVNMLNNVDRSTERIILDTLEIQDPELAEEIKKRMFVFEDIVVLDDRSIQRVIREVENADLMLALKVANEEVRTVVFRNMSKRMVDTFKDEMEFMGPVRLRDVEEAQTRIVGVIRRLEEAGEIIIARGGGDEIIV; from the coding sequence ATGGCACGTTCGGCAAAGGAGCTAAGCGGGAGACAAAAAGCCGCAATTCTTTTGATCTCGCTTGGTCCGGAAGTCTCCGCGCAGGTGTTTAAACATCTGCGCGAAGAAGAAATCGAGCAACTCACGCTTGAGATTGCCAATGTGAGAAAAGTTGATATTTCAGAGAAAGAATCCGTTCTAACAGAATTCCATCAGATTTGTGTCGCTCAGGAGTACATCTCGCAAGGTGGTATTAATTACGCAAAAGAAATTTTGGAGAAGGCGCTTGGGCAGCAAAAAGCATTTGATATTATCAACCGTCTGACCGCCCATCTTCAAGTTCGCCCGTTTGACTTTGCGCGAAAAGCAGATCCGGGTCAGATCCTTAACTTCATTCAAAATGAGCATCCACAAACGATCGCTCTTGTGCTTTCCTATTTGGAGCCGGAACAGTCAGCCATCATTTTGTCCGCTCTTCCGCAGGAAAGTCAAGCGGAAGTAGCACGCCGGATTGCCTTAATGGAAAGTACTTCCCCGGATGTTATCAGCCAGGTAGAAAATGTGCTGGAACAGAAGCTATCCTCAACGGTTGTTCAGGATTATACACAGGCTGGTGGTATCGAAGCGGTTGTTAACATGCTAAATAATGTAGACCGCAGTACAGAGCGTATTATTCTCGATACGCTCGAAATCCAGGATCCGGAACTGGCCGAGGAAATCAAGAAGCGTATGTTTGTATTCGAGGATATTGTTGTACTCGACGACCGCTCGATTCAGCGCGTAATTCGCGAGGTAGAAAATGCCGATCTTATGCTTGCGCTTAAAGTGGCAAATGAAGAAGTACGAACTGTTGTATTCCGCAATATGTCCAAACGTATGGTGGATACATTTAAAGACGAAATGGAATTCATGGGACCTGTACGTTTGCGCGATGTAGAGGAAGCGCAAACCCGTATTGTTGGCGTTATTCGCCGTTTAGAGGAAGCAGGTGAAATCATCATCGCCCGCGGTGGAGGAGATGAGATCATTGTCTAG
- the fliH gene encoding flagellar assembly protein FliH, whose protein sequence is MSRIIKSSFYSTVEDKRIIEATVLPFFDPSLSEDMDLIEEEDEVVRLKQEQLRQAEEEAQLILEEARQQARQMIEEAQSEMDAWWEARRQEDEIVREQASEEGFNFGVEQGREQGRQEALAEYSQALAEAHSILEEAPVWKRRKIGEAEPFVLELTLEIARKVIKEQFEYDQEHLLALIRRALSHTQEYKTITVAVSPDSYTYVQENRARLIDVLDSQVELMVVPDESVIDGGCIIRTSLGNVDARVDTQLAEIKKALLEIQAEESE, encoded by the coding sequence TTGTCTAGAATTATCAAATCTTCCTTTTATTCTACGGTAGAAGATAAGCGGATTATTGAAGCAACCGTTCTTCCTTTTTTCGATCCTAGTCTTTCAGAAGATATGGATTTGATAGAAGAGGAAGACGAAGTGGTTCGATTGAAGCAGGAACAGCTGCGGCAGGCGGAAGAAGAGGCCCAATTGATTCTTGAGGAAGCACGTCAGCAAGCTAGACAGATGATAGAGGAAGCGCAGAGTGAGATGGATGCCTGGTGGGAAGCTCGACGCCAGGAAGACGAAATTGTGCGCGAGCAAGCATCAGAAGAAGGATTCAATTTTGGTGTTGAACAGGGGCGTGAACAAGGGCGCCAGGAAGCGCTGGCAGAATACTCGCAGGCGCTGGCAGAAGCTCATTCGATTTTGGAAGAGGCACCTGTTTGGAAGAGAAGAAAGATTGGAGAAGCCGAGCCGTTTGTGTTAGAGCTTACACTTGAGATTGCTCGCAAGGTCATTAAAGAACAGTTTGAATATGACCAGGAGCATCTCCTTGCACTCATTCGTCGAGCACTCTCTCATACTCAGGAGTACAAAACCATTACGGTTGCTGTAAGTCCAGATTCGTATACATATGTACAGGAGAACCGGGCACGGCTTATCGATGTTCTTGATAGTCAGGTGGAATTGATGGTAGTGCCGGATGAATCTGTTATAGATGGGGGTTGTATCATTCGAACATCACTTGGTAATGTTGATGCGCGGGTAGATACTCAGCTTGCGGAGATAAAAAAGGCACTGCTTGAGATTCAGGCAGAAGAAAGTGAGTAA